A stretch of Bos taurus isolate L1 Dominette 01449 registration number 42190680 breed Hereford chromosome 5, ARS-UCD2.0, whole genome shotgun sequence DNA encodes these proteins:
- the LOC132345376 gene encoding putative uncharacterized protein FLJ46204, producing the protein MLPSPEAGLRCHLHHRVQHGRLAPLSFLKLKLQESMRQQSTWGGPRNTHTHSNTHTHTLSHTHTQSLSVTHTHTHSLSLTHTHTLSLSHTHTLSHTHTLSHIHTLTHTHTLSHRHTHTLSLSHTHTHSLTHTHSLSHTHTLSHIHTHTHSLSQTHTLSHRHTHTLSLSHTHTHSLTHTHSLSHTHTLSHRHTHTLSLSHTHSFSLTYTHSLSHIHTHSLSHTHTHSLSLTHTLSLSHTHTHTLSLSHIHTHTLSLSHTHTLSHTHTLSLSHTDTLSLTYTHTHTLSLSLTHTLSLTYTHTLSLSHTPTLSLTDTHSFSLTHTHTLSLSHTHTLSHKHTHTISLTNTHTLSLSHTYSHIHTHTLGGD; encoded by the exons AGTCCAGCATGGCCGCCTGGCCCCACTCTcctttctgaagctgaaactccaggaatCCATG AGGCAGCAGTCCACCTGGGGAGGACCCAggaacactcacacacactcaaacacacacacacacactctgtcacatacacatacacagtctctgtctgtcacacacacacacacacactctctctctctcacacacacacacacactctctctgtcacacacacacacactctctcacacacacactctctcacacatacacactctcacacatacacacactctctctcacagacacacacacactctctctctctcacacacacacacacactctctcacacacacacactctctctctcacacacacactctctctcacatacacacacacacacactctctctcacagacacacactctctctcacagacacacacacactctctctctctcacacacacacacacactctctcacacacacacactctctctctcacacacacactctctctcacagacacacacacactctctctctctcacacacacactctttctctctcacatacacacactctctctctcacatacacacacactctctctctcacacgcatacacactctctctctctcacacacacactctctctctcacacacacacacacacactctctctctctctcacatacacacacacactctctctctctcacacacacacacactctctcacacacacactctctctctctcacacacagacactctctctctcacatatacacacacacacactctctctctctctctcacacacacactctctctcacatacacacacacactctctctctctcacacacccactctctctctcacagacacacactctttctctctcacacatacacacacactctctctctcacatacacacacactctctcacaaacacacacacactatctctctcacaaacacacacacactatctctctcacacacatactcacacattcacacacacacactaggagGAGACTAA